One region of Serinus canaria isolate serCan28SL12 chromosome 25, serCan2020, whole genome shotgun sequence genomic DNA includes:
- the ACVR1B gene encoding activin receptor type-1B isoform X1: protein MAARAPRFPPAPPAARRSPPSPAALLPVLLLLLVGPLGGARALTCLCSDCKQANSTCETDGACMVSVFNLDGVKHHVRTCIPEAKLIPAGKPFYCLSSEDLRNTHCCYSDFCNKIDLMVPSGHLKDNEPPSSWGPVELVAVIAGPVFLVFVVMIIVVFVFHHHQRVYHNRQRLDMEDPSCEMCLSKDKTLQDLVYDLSTSGSGSGLPLFVQRTVARTIVLQEIIGKGRFGEVWRGRWRGGDVAVKIFSSREERSWFREAEIYQTVMLRHENILGFIAADNKDNGTWTQLWLVSDYHEHGSLFDYLNRYTVTIEGMIKLALSAASGLAHLHMEIVGTQGKPGIAHRDLKSKNILVKKNGTCAIADLGLAVRHDSVTDTIDIAPNQRVGTKRYMAPEVLDETINMKHFDSFKCADIYALGLVYWEIARRCNAGGIHEEYQLPYYDLVPSDPSIEEMRKVVCDQKLRPNIPNWWQSYEALRVMGKMMRECWYANGAARLTALRIKKTLSQLSVQEDVKI, encoded by the exons ATGGCCGCCCGGGCCCCCCGCTTCCCTCCGGCCcctcccgccgcccgccgctccccgccgtCCCCCGCCGCCCTCCTGCCcgtcctgctcctgctcctggtcGGCCCGCTCGGCGGGGCCCGCG CTTTGACATGTCTGTGCTCTGACTGCAAACAAGCCAACTCCACGTGTGAGACGGACGGTGCCTGCATGGTCTCAGTCTTCAACCTGGATGGTGTCAAACACCACGTTCGGACCTGCATTCCTGAGGCAAAATtgattcctgctgggaaaccCTTCTATTGTCTGAGTTCAGAGGATCTGCGTAATACTCACTGCTGCTACTCCGATTTTTGCAACAAAATTGATTTAATGGTTCCCAGTG GACACCTGAAAGACAACGAGCCCCCGTCGAGCTGGGGCCCGGTGGAGCTGGTGGCGGTGATTGCCGGGCCCGTCTTCCTCGTGTTCGTTGTCATGATCATCGTGGTCTTCGTGTTCCACCACCACCAACGGGTCTATCACAACCGCCAGAGGCTGGACATGGAAGATCCTTCTTGTGAAATGTGCCTTTCCAAGGACAAGACCTTGCAAGATCTGGTCTATGATCTCTCCACCTCCGGCTCTGGCTCAG GCTTGCCTCTGTTTGTCCAGCGGACGGTGGCTCGGACCATTGTCCTTCAGGAGATCATTGGCAAGGGCCGCTTTGGGGAGGTGTGGCGGGGCAGGTGGCGTGGGGGTGACGTGGCTGTGAAGATCTTCTCATCCCGTGAGGAGCGTTCCTGGTTCAGGGAGGCAGAGATCTATCAAACAGTGATGCTGAGGCACGAGAACATCCTGGGATTCATTGCTGCAGATAACAAAG ATAATGGGACGTGGACTCAGCTGTGGCTTGTCTCTGACTACCACGAGCATGGCTCTCTCTTTGACTACCTGAATCGCTACACGGTGACTATCGAGGGCATGATCAAGCTCGCCCTGTCTGCTGCCAGCGGGCTGGCCCACCTGCACATGGAGATCGTGGGCACTCAGG GAAAACCTGGGATTGCTCACAGAGACCTGAAATCCAAGAATATTTTGGTGAAGAAGAACGGCACGTGTGCCATCGCTGACCTCGGCCTGGCCGTCCGGCACGACTCCGTCACGGACACCATTGACATCGCCCCGAACCAAAGGGTTGGAACCAAACG ATACATGGCCCCAGAAGTCTTGGATGAAACCATCAACATGAAGCATTTTGATTCATTTAAATGTGCTGATATCTACGCCTTGGGCTTGGTCTACTGGGAGATTGCCCGAAGGTGCAACGCAGGAG GTATCCATGAGGAGTATCAGCTTCCCTACTATGACCTTGTGCCCTCTGATCCTTCGATTGAGGAGATGAGGAAGGTTGTGTGTGACCAGAAATTGCGGCCAAACATCCCAAACTGGTGGCAGAGCTATGAG GCACTACGGGTGATGGGCAAGATGATGAGAGAGTGCTGGTACGCCAACGGAGCAGCTCGGCTCACTGCCCTCCGCATCAAGAAAaccctctcccagctcagtgtccAGGAAGATGTGAAAATTTAG
- the ACVR1B gene encoding activin receptor type-1B isoform X2 yields MVSVFNLDGVKHHVRTCIPEAKLIPAGKPFYCLSSEDLRNTHCCYSDFCNKIDLMVPSGHLKDNEPPSSWGPVELVAVIAGPVFLVFVVMIIVVFVFHHHQRVYHNRQRLDMEDPSCEMCLSKDKTLQDLVYDLSTSGSGSGLPLFVQRTVARTIVLQEIIGKGRFGEVWRGRWRGGDVAVKIFSSREERSWFREAEIYQTVMLRHENILGFIAADNKDNGTWTQLWLVSDYHEHGSLFDYLNRYTVTIEGMIKLALSAASGLAHLHMEIVGTQGKPGIAHRDLKSKNILVKKNGTCAIADLGLAVRHDSVTDTIDIAPNQRVGTKRYMAPEVLDETINMKHFDSFKCADIYALGLVYWEIARRCNAGGIHEEYQLPYYDLVPSDPSIEEMRKVVCDQKLRPNIPNWWQSYEALRVMGKMMRECWYANGAARLTALRIKKTLSQLSVQEDVKI; encoded by the exons ATGGTCTCAGTCTTCAACCTGGATGGTGTCAAACACCACGTTCGGACCTGCATTCCTGAGGCAAAATtgattcctgctgggaaaccCTTCTATTGTCTGAGTTCAGAGGATCTGCGTAATACTCACTGCTGCTACTCCGATTTTTGCAACAAAATTGATTTAATGGTTCCCAGTG GACACCTGAAAGACAACGAGCCCCCGTCGAGCTGGGGCCCGGTGGAGCTGGTGGCGGTGATTGCCGGGCCCGTCTTCCTCGTGTTCGTTGTCATGATCATCGTGGTCTTCGTGTTCCACCACCACCAACGGGTCTATCACAACCGCCAGAGGCTGGACATGGAAGATCCTTCTTGTGAAATGTGCCTTTCCAAGGACAAGACCTTGCAAGATCTGGTCTATGATCTCTCCACCTCCGGCTCTGGCTCAG GCTTGCCTCTGTTTGTCCAGCGGACGGTGGCTCGGACCATTGTCCTTCAGGAGATCATTGGCAAGGGCCGCTTTGGGGAGGTGTGGCGGGGCAGGTGGCGTGGGGGTGACGTGGCTGTGAAGATCTTCTCATCCCGTGAGGAGCGTTCCTGGTTCAGGGAGGCAGAGATCTATCAAACAGTGATGCTGAGGCACGAGAACATCCTGGGATTCATTGCTGCAGATAACAAAG ATAATGGGACGTGGACTCAGCTGTGGCTTGTCTCTGACTACCACGAGCATGGCTCTCTCTTTGACTACCTGAATCGCTACACGGTGACTATCGAGGGCATGATCAAGCTCGCCCTGTCTGCTGCCAGCGGGCTGGCCCACCTGCACATGGAGATCGTGGGCACTCAGG GAAAACCTGGGATTGCTCACAGAGACCTGAAATCCAAGAATATTTTGGTGAAGAAGAACGGCACGTGTGCCATCGCTGACCTCGGCCTGGCCGTCCGGCACGACTCCGTCACGGACACCATTGACATCGCCCCGAACCAAAGGGTTGGAACCAAACG ATACATGGCCCCAGAAGTCTTGGATGAAACCATCAACATGAAGCATTTTGATTCATTTAAATGTGCTGATATCTACGCCTTGGGCTTGGTCTACTGGGAGATTGCCCGAAGGTGCAACGCAGGAG GTATCCATGAGGAGTATCAGCTTCCCTACTATGACCTTGTGCCCTCTGATCCTTCGATTGAGGAGATGAGGAAGGTTGTGTGTGACCAGAAATTGCGGCCAAACATCCCAAACTGGTGGCAGAGCTATGAG GCACTACGGGTGATGGGCAAGATGATGAGAGAGTGCTGGTACGCCAACGGAGCAGCTCGGCTCACTGCCCTCCGCATCAAGAAAaccctctcccagctcagtgtccAGGAAGATGTGAAAATTTAG
- the TAMALIN gene encoding protein TAMALIN, which produces MTLRRRRRRRLRPKDDAAPAVAPESPGPAELYRALAAAGGTLPRVRKDTGFKWASPSQSPEEHRRVVVLEKKAEESFGFEIQTYGLHHQDRNSVEMFTFVCRVHDGSPAEAAGLKAGDTITGVNGLNVEGIRHREIVEIIKSSGNVLRLDTLYGTSIRRAELEARLQYLKQTLYEKWGEFRSLMVQEQRLVRGVVAKDPSIYDTLESIRWCLQGEGLPGGSSRASGSDDSLYQTCVFASSSSLDGDKDGDKDKDEDSGGPAPPPPRPRPALGRSASLKCAGGPGAAGRLWARAGDPGDGAAAPRKNRHSSFRQRLLKFIPGLNRALEEEESHL; this is translated from the exons atGACcctgcggcggcggcggcggcggcggctccggccgAAGGACGATGCGGCACCGGCGGTGGCCCCGGAGAGCCCCGGGCCCGCCGAGCTGTACCGAGCGCTGGCGGCGGCCGGCGGGACCCTGCCCCGTGTGCGCAAG GACACAGGGTTCAAGTGGGCATCCCCGAGCCAGTCCCCGGAGGAGCACAG gaggGTGGTAGTGCTGGAGAAGAAGGCAGAGGAGTCCTTCGGCTTCGAGATCCAG ACCTACGGGCTGCACCACCAGGACAGGAACAGCGTGGAGATGTTCACCTTCGTGTGCCGCGTGCACGACGGGAGCCCGGCCGAGGCCGCGGGGCTCAAGGCTG GGGACACCATCACAGGGGTGAACGGGCTGAACGTGGAGGGAATCCGGCACCGGGAGATCGTGGAGATCATCAAGAGCTCGGGCAACGTTCTCCG GCTCGACACGCTCTATGGCACGTCCATCAGGAGGGCCGAGCTGGAGGCCCGGCTGCAGTACCTGAAg CAAACCCTCTATGAGAAATGGGGGGAGTTTCGCTCGCTGATGGTGCAGGAGCAGCGGCTGGTGCGGG GTGTGGTGGCCAAGGACCCCAGCATCTACGACACGCTGGAGTCCATCCGCTGGTGCCTGCAGGGGGAGGGACTGCCGGGGGGCTCCTCCCGTGCCAGCGGCAGCGATGACTCCCTGTACCAGACCTGCGTCTTcgcctcctccagctccctggaCGGGGACAAGGATGGCGACAAGGACAAGGATGAGGACAGCGGGGGTCCCGCGCCCCCCCCACCGCGTCCCCGACCCGCCCTGGGTCGCAGCGCCAGCCTCAAGTGTGCgggggggccgggggctgcggggaggCTTTGGGCCCGGGCCGGGGACCCCGGGGACGGAGCCGCCGCCCCCCGCAAGAACCGGCACAGCAGCTTCCGCCAGCGGCTGCTCAAGTTCATCCCGGGTCTCAACCGGGcgctggaggaggaggagagtcACCTCTAA